The following coding sequences are from one Leptolyngbya sp. NIES-3755 window:
- a CDS encoding hypothetical protein (similar to AA sequence:cyanobase_aa:slr0238), whose product MWLQQSFFFWEFCLCQTLFLNFNMGLFRKTAGGVLVSLGLLFVLAGIMALVDSTTAAGERVGVFATGAILGLLLVWIGICLLRRPKEQADSTNDAVAEEPIRKYSSPKTEEEIRTALFRLVEQSSGCITLFKFAMETNLSGEDARTFLDAQAKAFGASFLVNDKGDVVYRFPL is encoded by the coding sequence ATGTGGTTGCAGCAATCATTCTTCTTCTGGGAATTCTGTTTGTGTCAAACCTTATTTCTGAACTTCAATATGGGACTTTTCAGGAAAACCGCTGGCGGCGTTTTAGTTTCTCTTGGTTTACTTTTTGTTTTAGCTGGCATTATGGCACTTGTGGACAGCACAACAGCGGCAGGCGAACGAGTTGGTGTTTTTGCAACTGGAGCCATTCTAGGTCTTCTTTTGGTATGGATTGGGATCTGTTTGTTACGACGACCAAAGGAGCAAGCAGATTCAACCAATGATGCTGTGGCAGAAGAGCCAATACGCAAATACTCAAGCCCTAAAACTGAGGAGGAAATTCGGACAGCTCTCTTCAGGTTAGTTGAACAATCTAGTGGTTGCATTACACTCTTCAAATTTGCAATGGAAACTAATTTATCTGGTGAAGATGCCCGCACTTTCCTAGATGCACAAGCTAAAGCATTTGGTGCCAGCTTCCTTGTCAATGATAAAGGTGATGTTGTTTATCGATTTCCTCTGTAG
- a CDS encoding chaperonin GroEL (similar to AA sequence:cyanobase_aa:LBDG_43840) codes for MAKRIIYNENARRALERGMDILAEAVAVTLGPKGRNVVLEKKFGAPQIVNDGVTIAKEIELEDHVENTGVSLIRQAASKTNDAAGDGTTTATVLAHAIVKEGMRNVAAGANAILLKRGMDKATTFLVDKIASHARQVEDSKAIAQVGTISAGNDEEVGQMIASAMDKVGKEGVISLEEGKSMTTELEVTEGMRFDKGYISPYFATDTERMEAVMEEPFLLITDKKINLVQDLVPVLEQVARAGRPLIIIAEDIEKEALATLVVNRLRGVLNVAAVKAPGFGDRRKAMLEDIAVLTGGQLITEDAGLKLDTAKLDQLGKARRVTITKDNTTIVAEGNEAQVKARVEQIRRQMEETDSSYDKEKLQERLAKLAGGVAVIKVGAATETEMKDRKLRLEDAINATKAAVEEGIVPGGGTTLAHLAPELESWASSNLSGEELIGAQIVARALTAPLKRIAENAGQNGAVIAERVKEKEFNVGYNAATGEFVDMLEAGIVDPAKVTRSALQNAASIAAMVLTTECIVVDKPEPKDGAAAGAGAGGGMGDFDY; via the coding sequence ATGGCTAAGCGCATCATTTACAACGAAAATGCCCGTCGTGCTCTTGAGCGCGGTATGGACATCCTGGCTGAAGCAGTTGCAGTCACCTTAGGTCCGAAAGGTCGCAACGTCGTTCTAGAGAAGAAGTTCGGCGCTCCTCAAATCGTCAATGATGGAGTCACGATCGCGAAAGAAATCGAACTCGAAGATCACGTCGAAAACACGGGCGTTTCCTTGATTCGTCAAGCGGCTTCCAAAACCAATGACGCGGCTGGAGACGGAACCACGACTGCAACCGTTTTGGCTCATGCGATCGTCAAAGAAGGAATGCGGAACGTTGCTGCTGGTGCAAACGCGATCCTTCTGAAGCGCGGAATGGACAAAGCGACGACTTTCTTAGTGGATAAGATTGCGTCTCACGCTCGTCAAGTTGAAGATTCTAAAGCGATCGCACAAGTCGGAACGATCTCGGCTGGAAACGATGAAGAAGTGGGTCAAATGATCGCTTCGGCAATGGATAAAGTCGGCAAAGAAGGCGTAATCTCGCTCGAAGAAGGCAAATCGATGACGACTGAACTCGAAGTCACCGAAGGGATGCGCTTTGATAAAGGGTACATCTCTCCCTACTTCGCAACCGACACCGAGCGGATGGAAGCTGTGATGGAAGAGCCTTTCCTCCTGATCACCGACAAGAAGATCAACTTAGTTCAAGACCTCGTTCCGGTTCTTGAGCAAGTCGCTCGTGCAGGTCGTCCTTTGATCATCATTGCAGAAGACATCGAGAAAGAAGCACTTGCTACTTTGGTTGTGAACCGTCTGCGTGGCGTATTGAACGTGGCTGCGGTGAAAGCTCCTGGATTTGGCGATCGTCGTAAAGCAATGCTCGAAGATATCGCAGTTCTAACAGGTGGACAATTGATCACCGAAGATGCTGGTCTGAAGCTTGATACTGCGAAGCTTGATCAATTAGGTAAAGCTCGTCGTGTGACGATTACTAAGGACAACACCACGATCGTTGCAGAAGGCAATGAAGCGCAAGTGAAAGCTCGCGTGGAACAAATCCGCCGTCAAATGGAAGAAACCGATTCTTCTTACGACAAGGAAAAACTGCAAGAGCGCTTGGCTAAATTGGCAGGTGGTGTTGCAGTGATCAAAGTCGGTGCTGCGACCGAAACCGAAATGAAGGATCGCAAGCTCCGCCTCGAAGATGCTATCAACGCAACGAAAGCTGCTGTTGAAGAAGGTATCGTGCCTGGTGGTGGTACAACCTTGGCTCACTTAGCTCCCGAACTCGAATCCTGGGCTTCTAGCAATCTCAGCGGTGAAGAACTGATCGGAGCGCAAATCGTCGCTCGTGCGTTGACTGCTCCTCTGAAGAGAATTGCTGAAAACGCAGGTCAAAACGGTGCGGTGATTGCTGAGCGCGTCAAAGAGAAGGAATTCAACGTCGGCTACAACGCGGCTACGGGTGAATTCGTCGATATGCTCGAAGCTGGAATCGTTGACCCTGCGAAAGTAACTCGTTCTGCACTTCAGAATGCGGCATCGATCGCAGCAATGGTTCTGACTACTGAGTGTATCGTGGTTGACAAGCCTGAACCGAAAGACGGTGCTGCGGCTGGCGCGGGTGCTGGCGGCGGTATGGGTGACTTCGATTACTAA
- a CDS encoding molecular chaperone groES (similar to AA sequence:cyanobase_aa:LBDG_43850) — protein MAAISLSVSTVKPLGDRVFVKVSEAEERTAGGIFLPDNAKEKPQVGEIVAVGSGKLNEKGERQPMEVQIGNKVLYSKYAGTDIKLGGDDYVLLSEKDILAVVS, from the coding sequence ATGGCAGCCATCTCTCTTAGCGTGTCCACCGTCAAACCGTTGGGCGATCGCGTATTCGTCAAAGTGAGCGAAGCTGAAGAAAGAACCGCAGGCGGTATCTTTTTGCCTGATAACGCTAAAGAAAAGCCCCAAGTTGGTGAAATTGTCGCAGTCGGTTCTGGCAAGCTCAACGAAAAAGGCGAACGTCAACCGATGGAAGTTCAAATCGGGAACAAGGTTCTGTACTCGAAGTACGCCGGAACCGATATCAAACTCGGTGGCGACGATTATGTATTGCTGTCTGAAAAAGACATTCTTGCTGTCGTTTCATAG
- a CDS encoding hypothetical protein (similar to AA sequence:cyanobase_aa:gll1972), which translates to MEVRAEKPEDIEAVRKVNIAAFGRSSEANLVDRLRNSPSTLSLVAVSSDQIVGHLFFSPVTIDNCSLFILGLAPVAVLPSYQRQGIGTLLIQQGLKECEHVHVCQRNRQGCKAVVVLGSPEYYSRFGFIPAKTKGLKCEYTVPDEAFMVLELESGALDSCRGTVRYRSEFNDLE; encoded by the coding sequence ATGGAAGTTCGAGCAGAAAAGCCAGAAGATATCGAAGCTGTTCGTAAGGTCAACATTGCGGCGTTTGGGCGATCGAGTGAAGCGAATTTAGTCGATCGATTACGCAACAGTCCATCTACCCTTTCCCTCGTTGCAGTGTCATCTGATCAAATTGTTGGACATCTTTTCTTTAGTCCAGTTACGATCGACAACTGTTCCTTATTCATTCTCGGACTCGCACCCGTCGCAGTTCTGCCCAGCTATCAGCGACAAGGCATCGGAACATTACTAATTCAGCAAGGTTTGAAAGAATGCGAACACGTTCACGTGTGCCAAAGGAATCGACAAGGCTGCAAAGCGGTTGTTGTGCTAGGTTCACCCGAATACTATTCGCGCTTTGGGTTTATTCCAGCAAAGACTAAAGGATTGAAATGTGAGTACACCGTACCCGATGAGGCGTTTATGGTACTGGAGTTGGAAAGCGGTGCGTTGGATAGCTGTCGTGGGACTGTGAGATATCGATCGGAGTTTAACGATTTGGAATAG
- a CDS encoding hypothetical protein (similar to AA sequence:cyanobase_aa:MAE55730) — MKKRCVCWQDDDMWLGYLEEFPDYWTQGETEKELQENLINLYQVLIAIPNR, encoded by the coding sequence ATGAAGAAAAGATGTGTCTGTTGGCAGGATGACGATATGTGGTTGGGTTATCTTGAAGAATTTCCTGATTATTGGACTCAAGGCGAAACTGAGAAAGAACTACAAGAAAACCTGATTAATCTTTATCAAGTCTTGATTGCTATTCCAAATCGTTAA
- a CDS encoding adenylate kinase (similar to AA sequence:cyanobase_aa:LBDG_01860) produces MARLIFVGPPGAGKGTQSKVLADSHHIPHISTGDILRESVAAQTPLGVKAQGYMDRGELVPDQLVIDLIRERLGKSDARSGWILDGFPRNVAQAEFLDVLLDELHQGCDRVINFDVPDEVLVTRMLSRGRKDDNEDTIRRRLEVYREQTAPLINYYESREKLVTIDGDQSMEEVAAALNQVCA; encoded by the coding sequence CCTCCCGGAGCCGGGAAAGGGACTCAATCCAAAGTTTTGGCTGACTCCCACCATATTCCGCATATCTCCACCGGAGACATTCTTCGGGAGTCTGTGGCTGCTCAAACGCCGCTCGGTGTGAAGGCTCAAGGATACATGGATCGCGGCGAACTGGTGCCGGATCAACTGGTGATTGATTTGATTCGCGAACGTTTAGGGAAATCCGATGCTCGATCGGGCTGGATTCTCGATGGCTTCCCGCGCAATGTGGCACAGGCAGAATTCCTCGATGTGCTGCTGGATGAATTGCATCAAGGTTGCGATCGCGTGATCAATTTCGATGTGCCGGATGAAGTTCTCGTGACCCGAATGCTGAGCCGAGGACGCAAAGACGACAACGAAGATACGATTCGCCGCCGTCTTGAAGTCTACCGAGAGCAAACGGCTCCATTGATCAACTACTACGAGTCGCGTGAGAAACTGGTCACGATCGACGGTGATCAATCAATGGAAGAAGTTGCAGCGGCATTAAATCAAGTTTGCGCTTAA